The Halococcus saccharolyticus DSM 5350 genome window below encodes:
- a CDS encoding glycoside hydrolase family 97 catalytic domain-containing protein has product MFDEGSQHTSQRIGRRQFVGGLTSLAAASAFSLSVSDAAAAQVTAGDDSPTQTVTSPDGTVAVTVDVTDGVPSYRIAHGGTTVIENSTLGFEFENQPAFRDGVTVTGTERSTVDETWTPVWDRYDEIREHYAELRLGLRESGGSGRALTLAVRAFDDGVGFRFVFPEDSGFGEFTISAERTQFAFADDSTAWWIQSDFNSYEYAYEETPLSEIGSQSPTGGAHTPITMKTAEDRYVSVHEANLVDYASMAVRPVSNGSTTFESNLAPLPDGTKVTASAPHRTPWRTVQLGERPGDLVESNLVVNLNEPRDPEAFPQGTDWIEPQKFIGIWWLMITGRADWEYTGPETGNHGAQTGRMKQYMEFASEHEIPSVLVEGWNEGWDSYPGDGSTMDFDDPYPDFDWQEVVDFGRELDPSVEMTAHNETAGNVSNYESQLDDDPNPFADYDEKGIRSIKTGYVADSGVSIDGTTYNHHCQALVNHHHLVYREAAKHRQMLEVHEPIKPTGERRTYPNVMTREGVLGQEYDSFGYIDPSHHVTFPFTRMLGGPVEFTPGIFDMDSGSGGIETTRAKQLAMYPTYFSGLHMAADLPSSYLADRPATLETDAVAQAEFGEIEGFPTGARWANAQGERYVRVDPNNAGTGASVSWTIENVESAGEYELHLRYASDAEDNAVPADTDRTATVTVDGSARTHLTFPPTEYWDEWTAISTTISLAAGENTISVSLADGDSGGFNLDSIAVTETGESMPAPETAPIRGPTVEEFQFIEDVPAAGWDDTRVLDAAIGEYTVTARQKDEEWYVGAMTDENGRALDVPLDFLAPGKRKGHRVNGEKDERGGRGRGNGNGRGKGHEKSKGRGHDDHRGKGKGHGKASGNGHEKHDEEDERGDQKVPNGPKYVAEIYSDGIDAAYDANLADVRVDEAIVTPRTTLLASMVETGGTAVRFRRATDGEVGELPRYERPTQEVDVAIADEVFVQETFITATGSNASDFIGGTTVEIAVDGEVASSANVRFPPNTTDASYTFSSTIDEPGTYDVRVRTTDGTTLAAETVTIKPPATVADISDPSGDDDGPGGYTYPTADAFRSGAFDLQSFVVEQTPSIYEFTFEVENLYNAFGSSRGFSPQMFVLWVRDPAKSGGSTSSLDDLGATVEFEQPWHYRLEISGFTKSIVDATGAPVTNADDNTVSLNESVDMSAGTITLTLDRDAFDGVDTADLEVIAMVQSEDRGTLRPVAEQKGAYVFGGAKSGAADVAPRIVDLITPDGVSQPAALSYSAGQRATLPFRSL; this is encoded by the coding sequence ATGTTTGACGAAGGAAGTCAGCACACTTCACAACGGATCGGTCGTCGACAGTTCGTCGGTGGATTGACGTCACTGGCTGCGGCGTCGGCCTTCTCGCTCAGCGTTTCGGACGCCGCTGCGGCGCAGGTGACTGCGGGCGATGACTCACCCACCCAGACCGTCACCTCACCCGACGGGACCGTCGCAGTCACGGTGGACGTCACCGATGGCGTTCCGAGCTACCGCATCGCCCACGGTGGAACGACCGTTATCGAGAACTCGACGCTCGGGTTCGAGTTCGAAAACCAGCCCGCCTTTCGGGATGGCGTCACCGTCACCGGAACCGAACGCTCGACGGTGGACGAGACGTGGACGCCGGTCTGGGATCGGTACGACGAGATCCGCGAACACTACGCGGAACTCCGTTTGGGGCTCCGAGAGTCCGGTGGCTCCGGGCGTGCACTCACGCTGGCGGTCCGTGCGTTCGACGACGGTGTGGGATTTCGGTTCGTCTTCCCCGAGGACAGCGGGTTCGGCGAGTTCACCATCAGCGCCGAACGGACGCAGTTCGCCTTCGCCGACGACTCTACGGCGTGGTGGATCCAGAGCGACTTCAACAGCTACGAGTACGCCTACGAGGAGACGCCGCTTTCCGAAATCGGCTCACAGAGCCCGACGGGTGGGGCGCACACCCCGATCACGATGAAGACTGCCGAGGATCGCTACGTGAGCGTTCACGAGGCGAACCTCGTGGATTACGCCTCGATGGCTGTTCGTCCGGTATCGAACGGTTCGACGACCTTCGAATCGAACCTCGCGCCGCTCCCGGACGGAACGAAGGTGACGGCGTCGGCCCCCCACCGAACGCCGTGGCGCACGGTACAGCTCGGCGAGCGACCGGGCGACCTCGTCGAGTCGAACCTGGTCGTCAACCTCAACGAGCCGCGTGATCCCGAGGCGTTCCCACAGGGAACCGACTGGATCGAACCCCAGAAATTCATCGGGATCTGGTGGCTGATGATCACTGGCCGCGCGGACTGGGAGTACACGGGCCCCGAAACCGGCAACCACGGTGCTCAAACCGGGCGGATGAAGCAGTACATGGAGTTCGCGAGCGAGCACGAGATTCCGAGCGTGCTCGTCGAGGGCTGGAACGAGGGCTGGGATTCGTATCCGGGCGACGGCTCCACGATGGATTTCGACGACCCGTACCCCGACTTCGACTGGCAGGAAGTCGTCGACTTCGGTCGGGAACTCGATCCGTCGGTCGAGATGACCGCCCACAACGAGACGGCGGGCAACGTCTCGAACTACGAGAGCCAACTCGACGACGATCCGAACCCCTTCGCTGATTACGACGAAAAAGGCATTCGCTCGATCAAGACGGGCTACGTCGCCGACAGCGGGGTCTCGATCGATGGGACGACCTACAATCACCACTGCCAGGCGCTGGTCAACCACCACCACCTCGTCTACCGCGAAGCCGCGAAACACCGCCAGATGCTGGAGGTCCACGAACCGATCAAACCGACCGGCGAGCGCCGCACCTATCCCAACGTGATGACTCGCGAGGGTGTGCTGGGCCAGGAGTACGATTCCTTCGGGTATATCGACCCTTCACACCACGTCACGTTCCCCTTCACCCGGATGCTCGGTGGGCCGGTCGAGTTCACTCCGGGCATCTTCGATATGGACTCGGGATCGGGCGGGATCGAGACGACCCGAGCGAAACAGCTCGCGATGTATCCCACCTACTTCAGCGGCCTGCACATGGCTGCGGACCTCCCGAGTTCCTATCTCGCGGATCGGCCGGCGACCCTCGAAACCGACGCGGTCGCCCAGGCGGAGTTCGGCGAGATCGAGGGATTCCCGACTGGTGCGCGGTGGGCCAACGCACAGGGCGAACGGTACGTCCGGGTCGATCCGAACAACGCCGGCACGGGAGCGTCGGTCTCGTGGACGATCGAGAACGTCGAGAGCGCGGGCGAGTACGAGCTCCATCTCCGGTACGCGAGCGACGCCGAGGACAACGCTGTTCCGGCGGACACCGACCGAACGGCAACGGTGACAGTCGACGGTTCGGCGCGCACTCACCTCACGTTCCCGCCGACCGAATACTGGGACGAGTGGACAGCGATCTCGACGACAATCTCGCTGGCGGCCGGCGAGAACACGATTTCGGTGTCGTTGGCCGATGGTGACTCCGGCGGATTCAACCTCGATTCGATCGCCGTCACCGAGACGGGCGAGTCGATGCCAGCACCCGAGACCGCACCGATTCGTGGACCGACCGTCGAGGAGTTCCAGTTCATCGAGGACGTGCCGGCCGCCGGCTGGGACGACACACGCGTGCTCGACGCTGCGATCGGCGAGTACACGGTGACCGCCCGCCAGAAGGACGAGGAGTGGTACGTCGGCGCGATGACCGACGAGAACGGCCGCGCGCTCGACGTTCCGCTCGACTTCCTCGCGCCCGGTAAGCGAAAGGGACACCGAGTGAACGGGGAGAAAGACGAACGAGGCGGCCGTGGTAGAGGCAATGGGAACGGTCGTGGAAAGGGTCACGAGAAATCGAAGGGACGAGGCCACGACGACCACCGCGGCAAGGGCAAGGGTCACGGGAAGGCGAGCGGCAACGGACACGAAAAACACGACGAGGAAGACGAAAGGGGCGACCAAAAAGTCCCGAACGGCCCGAAGTACGTCGCGGAGATCTACTCCGACGGGATCGACGCGGCGTACGACGCGAACCTTGCGGACGTTCGTGTCGACGAGGCCATCGTCACGCCACGGACGACGCTGCTGGCCTCGATGGTCGAGACCGGCGGCACCGCCGTCCGCTTCCGTCGGGCCACCGACGGGGAAGTCGGGGAACTACCGCGATACGAACGGCCCACCCAGGAGGTGGACGTCGCCATCGCGGACGAGGTGTTCGTCCAGGAGACCTTCATCACGGCCACGGGATCGAACGCGAGCGACTTCATCGGTGGGACGACCGTCGAGATCGCCGTCGACGGCGAAGTGGCGTCGAGCGCGAACGTCCGCTTCCCGCCGAACACCACGGATGCGAGCTACACGTTCTCCTCCACGATCGACGAGCCAGGGACCTACGACGTTCGCGTGCGCACGACCGACGGGACGACGCTGGCCGCGGAGACCGTGACGATCAAACCGCCCGCGACCGTCGCCGACATCAGCGATCCGTCGGGTGACGACGACGGCCCTGGTGGCTACACCTATCCGACCGCCGACGCGTTCCGATCGGGTGCGTTCGATCTCCAGTCGTTCGTGGTCGAGCAGACGCCGAGTATCTACGAATTCACCTTCGAGGTCGAGAACCTCTACAACGCCTTCGGGAGCAGTCGCGGCTTCTCGCCACAGATGTTCGTCCTCTGGGTCCGCGATCCCGCCAAGAGCGGTGGCTCGACCAGTAGTCTCGACGACCTCGGTGCGACAGTCGAGTTCGAGCAGCCCTGGCACTACCGTCTGGAGATCAGCGGGTTCACCAAGAGCATCGTCGACGCGACGGGCGCGCCCGTGACCAACGCCGACGACAACACGGTGAGTCTCAACGAGTCCGTCGATATGTCGGCCGGAACGATCACGTTGACGCTCGATCGGGACGCCTTCGACGGCGTCGACACTGCGGATCTCGAAGTCATCGCGATGGTCCAGTCCGAAGACCGGGGGACGCTCCGTCCGGTCGCAGAACAGAAGGGAGCGTACGTTTTCGGCGGGGCGAAGTCGGGTGCGGCAGACGTGGCTCCGCGCATCGTGGACCTGATCACGCCCGATGGCGTTTCCCAGCCCGCGGCACTGTCGTACTCGGCCGGACAGCGCGCGACGCTTCCGTTCCGCTCACTCTGA
- a CDS encoding ABC transporter substrate-binding protein, which yields MTDSDPGHSRRSYLKRAAIASTVGMAGLAGCTGGGGGGGNGSGGNESGGGANGSSGNGSGSNGSSANGSSSGGSSGNLTVLHGWTGGDGATALDNLVEGFEEANPDVSANFQAIGGGGNTNLDTTISNRAQNQNLPASWADWPGLNLVPFTEAGLLADVGEQVWTDDLRSNYSQEAKTYSQVGEDAGSIGDGPYVAVPIGSHRMNDLFYNVSVVEEAGVDPTSFSQPSDLLAAMKTVEEETDAVGMAQGLQAPFTTLQLWEVVLQGQAGYQPFMDYINGEGDEQAVRSAFEMVNQYFNHINQNASSVGFTQANQLIMNGEAAFMHQGNWVAGAYRNQDGFEYESDWNNVSFPGTDDMYGLHLDSFPMAASAADSQAAQAWLSYVGTPDAQVRFNQYKGSIPPRTDVPTDEFGPYLTQTIEDYNNVSNKPPTIAHGLAVLPDVHSEIDGVITDSFLGSEDLDAATQGMLDAVSGSN from the coding sequence ATGACAGATTCGGATCCGGGACATTCACGGCGGTCGTACCTGAAGCGCGCAGCGATAGCAAGCACCGTCGGCATGGCCGGTCTCGCCGGCTGTACGGGCGGCGGTGGCGGTGGTGGTAACGGCAGCGGCGGCAACGAGAGCGGCGGTGGTGCCAACGGCAGCAGTGGTAACGGAAGTGGTAGCAACGGCAGTAGTGCCAACGGCAGCAGCAGTGGCGGCAGTAGTGGAAACCTCACCGTGTTGCACGGCTGGACCGGTGGCGACGGCGCGACGGCCCTCGATAACCTCGTCGAGGGGTTCGAGGAAGCCAACCCCGACGTCAGCGCGAACTTCCAGGCGATCGGTGGCGGTGGCAACACCAACCTCGACACCACCATCTCCAACCGCGCCCAAAACCAAAATCTCCCCGCATCGTGGGCCGACTGGCCCGGGCTCAACCTCGTTCCGTTCACCGAGGCCGGACTCCTCGCCGACGTCGGCGAGCAGGTCTGGACCGACGATCTCCGCAGCAACTACTCCCAGGAAGCCAAAACCTACTCCCAGGTCGGCGAGGACGCCGGCTCCATCGGCGACGGCCCCTACGTCGCCGTCCCCATCGGCTCCCACCGGATGAACGACCTCTTCTACAACGTCTCGGTCGTCGAGGAAGCCGGCGTCGATCCCACCAGCTTCTCGCAACCATCCGATCTCCTCGCGGCGATGAAGACTGTCGAAGAGGAGACCGACGCGGTCGGGATGGCCCAGGGCCTCCAGGCCCCCTTCACCACGCTCCAGCTCTGGGAGGTCGTCCTCCAGGGCCAGGCGGGCTATCAGCCGTTCATGGACTACATCAACGGCGAGGGTGACGAACAGGCCGTGCGATCGGCGTTCGAAATGGTCAACCAGTACTTCAATCACATCAACCAGAACGCCTCCAGCGTCGGGTTCACCCAGGCGAACCAACTGATCATGAACGGCGAGGCCGCGTTCATGCACCAGGGCAACTGGGTGGCTGGCGCGTACCGCAACCAGGATGGCTTCGAGTACGAATCCGACTGGAACAACGTCTCCTTCCCCGGCACCGACGACATGTACGGGCTGCATCTCGACTCGTTCCCCATGGCGGCCAGCGCCGCCGATTCCCAGGCTGCACAGGCGTGGCTCTCGTACGTCGGCACGCCCGATGCCCAGGTTCGCTTCAACCAGTACAAAGGATCGATCCCGCCGCGCACCGACGTCCCCACCGACGAGTTCGGCCCCTACCTCACCCAGACCATCGAGGACTACAACAACGTCTCGAACAAGCCGCCGACGATCGCCCACGGTCTCGCCGTGCTGCCGGACGTCCACAGCGAGATCGACGGCGTAATCACCGATTCCTTCCTCGGCTCGGAAGACCTCGACGCCGCGACCCAGGGGATGCTTGATGCCGTCTCCGGATCGAACTGA
- a CDS encoding mandelate racemase/muconate lactonizing enzyme family protein, which translates to MPVDYTQLHDPNAEYTMRDLSAGTMGIRAKRGGGRDVEITDVQTTMVDGNFPWTLVRVYTDAGIVGTGEAYWGAGVSEVIDRMTPFVVGENPLDLDRLYEHLIQKMSGEGSIEGTVVTAISGIEIALHDLAGKILELPAYQLLGGKYRDEVRVYCDCHAGEEEDPEANADEAERVVEELGYDALKFDLDVPSGHEKDRANRHLRNAEIDHKAEIVRAVTERLDGRADAAFDCHWAFSGGSAKRIARAIEDYDVWWLEDPVPPENHDVQREVSQSTTVPITAGENVYRKHGHRRLLEEQAVDVVAPDLPKVGGMRETRKIADLADTYYVPVAMHNVSSPVATMASAHVGAAIPNSLAVEYHSYQLGWWEDLVEESVIADGSIDVPEEPGLGLTLDLDAVEEHMIDGEELFDEA; encoded by the coding sequence GTGGACTACACACAGCTCCACGATCCGAACGCCGAGTACACGATGCGCGACCTCTCGGCCGGAACCATGGGGATTCGCGCGAAACGCGGCGGCGGCCGCGACGTCGAGATCACCGACGTCCAGACCACGATGGTCGACGGCAACTTCCCGTGGACCCTCGTACGGGTGTACACCGATGCGGGGATCGTCGGCACCGGCGAGGCCTACTGGGGGGCCGGGGTCTCGGAGGTCATCGATCGGATGACGCCGTTCGTGGTCGGGGAGAACCCGCTCGATCTCGATCGGCTGTACGAGCACCTGATTCAGAAGATGTCGGGCGAGGGCTCGATCGAGGGCACGGTCGTCACCGCCATCTCGGGCATCGAGATCGCGCTCCACGATCTCGCAGGGAAGATCCTCGAACTCCCCGCCTACCAGCTGCTGGGTGGGAAGTACCGCGACGAGGTGCGGGTCTACTGTGACTGTCACGCCGGCGAGGAGGAAGACCCCGAGGCGAACGCCGACGAGGCCGAGCGCGTCGTCGAAGAACTGGGCTACGACGCGCTGAAGTTCGATCTCGACGTTCCCTCGGGCCACGAGAAGGATCGGGCGAATCGCCACCTCCGGAACGCCGAAATCGATCACAAAGCCGAGATCGTCCGTGCGGTGACCGAACGTCTCGACGGTCGGGCCGACGCCGCCTTCGACTGTCACTGGGCGTTTTCGGGCGGGAGCGCAAAGCGCATCGCGCGCGCAATCGAGGACTACGACGTCTGGTGGCTCGAAGATCCGGTGCCGCCGGAGAACCACGACGTCCAGCGCGAGGTCAGCCAGTCGACGACCGTCCCGATCACCGCCGGCGAGAACGTCTACCGCAAGCACGGCCACCGCCGGCTCCTCGAAGAGCAGGCCGTCGACGTGGTCGCGCCCGACCTCCCGAAGGTCGGCGGGATGCGCGAGACCAGGAAGATCGCGGACCTCGCCGACACCTACTACGTCCCGGTGGCGATGCACAACGTCTCCTCGCCGGTGGCGACGATGGCGAGCGCGCACGTCGGCGCGGCGATTCCCAACTCGCTCGCGGTCGAGTACCACTCCTACCAGCTCGGGTGGTGGGAGGACCTCGTCGAGGAATCGGTCATCGCTGACGGCTCGATCGACGTACCCGAGGAGCCGGGCCTCGGGCTGACGCTCGATCTCGATGCGGTCGAAGAACACATGATCGACGGTGAGGAGCTGTTCGACGAAGCGTAG